A section of the Diabrotica virgifera virgifera chromosome 8, PGI_DIABVI_V3a genome encodes:
- the LOC114336196 gene encoding zinc finger protein 883-like: MDSDLLPLEEIRIKEEPDYFDPSIDWNENNPCDTLIKVELLETDGSSKNWVCKECNCVFINEHELNIHKMIHSSDHTCFICKEFVRNRFQFVGHVRKHMCAKPFKCPSCVRSFPSPRETKLHQRVHSDDRPFMCTECGKAFKQISTLKDHEVVHTGEKKFKCKICEGAFATATSLRRHIHVMHETVRSYPCRYCRESFTSQQAREQHTAIHKDIDPLKCTTCGEKLADLEEFTLHRNKHLDVKASGTCEYCGNKTFYFGLKEHIEKTHQPRSCEICSLIFYDEKSMENHQKSHLEEAVKEGYACQECGKIFEFPRYLKAHMKRHEQDYKKYKCDLCQKFFCSKRDLQNHLNVHANIKNFACEICNKPFRTKESVRKHMPIHSEKRPFECPLCDKRFKKQSILRKHSFTHSKVRQFACDLCDKTYKTKESLRVHKIAHHQRRTKKCKVCKKMFQFESMYKQHDCVTRYRFDICKRRCNVCKRFCRTVTTYVRHLKGHLRERLFQCNICKEPVRNQYQVKLHKIRHRNEKKV, translated from the exons ATGGATTCAGACCTACTTCCCCTAGAAGAAATTAGAATAAAGGAAGAACCAGATTACTTTGATCCAAGTATAGACTGGAATGAAAACAATCCTTGTGATACTCTTATAAAGGTTGAATTATTGGAAACCGACGGTAGTTCTAAAAATTGGGTGTGTAAAGAATGTAATTGTGTATTTATAAACGAGCATGAATTAAACATACACAAAATGATACATTCTTCAGACCATACTTGTTTTATATGCAAAGAATTTGTCAGAAACAGATTCCAGTTTGTGGGTCATGTTAGAAAGCATATGTGTGCGAAGCCTTTTAAATGCCCTAGCTGTGTTAGGTCGTTCCCTAGCCCTAGGGAAACCAAACTACATCAAAGGGTGCATAGTGATGATAGACCCTTTATGTGTACGGAATGTGGCAAAGCTTTCAAACAGATTTCTACCTTGAAAGATCATGAAGTGGTGCATACGGGAGAGAAGAAATTTAAGTGTAAG ATCTGCGAAGGAGCATTTGCAACAGCAACAAGTTTACGAAGGCACATCCATGTGATGCATGAAACAGTCCGTTCCTATCCCTGCAGATATTGTAGAGAAAGTTTTACTAGTCAACAAGCCCGAGAGCAACACACAGCAATACACAAAGACATCGATCCATTGAAGTGCACTACTTGTGGAGAGAAATTAGCTGATTTGGAAGAGTTCACGCTACATAGGAATAAGCATTTAGATGTGAAGGCTTCTGGCACTTGCGAATATTGTGGAAATAAGACGTTTTATTTTGGTTTGAAGGAGCATATTGAAAAAACTCATCAGCCTAG GTCCTGTGAAATCTGCAGTTTGATCTTCTACGACGAAAAATCCATGGAGAACCACCAAAAGAGTCATTTGGAGGAAGCAGTCAAGGAAGGTTACGCGTGTCAGGAATGCGGAAAGATATTCGAGTTCCCTCGATACCTAAAAGCCCACATGAAACGTCACGAACAGGACTACAAGAAGTATAAATGCGATCTCTGTCAGAAGTTCTTCTGTTCGAAAAGAGACCTCCAAAATCACCTCAACGTTCATGCGAACATCAAAAACTTCGCCTGTGAAATTTGCAATAAGCCCTTCAGGACGAAGGAGAGCGTTAGGAAGCATATGCCTATACACTCGGAAAAACGACCCTTCGAGTGCCCCCTGTGTGATAAACGATTCAAGAAACAGTCCATTCTTCGAAAACACTCCTTCACCCACTCAAAAGTCCGTCAATTCGCGTGTGATCTGTGCGACAAAACCTACAAAACCAAGGAATCCTTGAGGGTACACAAGATAGCTCATCACCAAAGAAGAACGAAAAAATGTAAAGTTTGTAAAAAGATGTTCCAGTTCGAGTCTATGTATAAACAGCACGATTGCGTCACTAGGTATCGGTTTGACATTTGTAAACGACGGTGTAACGTCTGTAAACGATTTTGTAGGACTGTTACGACGTACGTGCGTCatctaaaaggacatttaagggAACGGTTGTTCCAGTGTAACATTTGCAAGGAACCTGTACGAAACCAGTACCAAGTTAAGCTGCATAAGATTAGACATAGGAACGAGAAAAAAGTGTAA